In the genome of Dasypus novemcinctus isolate mDasNov1 chromosome 30, mDasNov1.1.hap2, whole genome shotgun sequence, one region contains:
- the LOC139437913 gene encoding olfactory receptor 7A5-like, whose amino-acid sequence MGPGNETQISEFLLLGLTEDPELQHLLFGLFLSMFLVTIFGNLLIILAITSDSHLHMPMYFFLSNLSFCDIGLSSTVVPKMLVNIQAQSRVMTYAGCLTQMSFFMVFVGLEVFLLAVMAYDRFVAICHPRHYMVIMNPQFCVLLVLGCWTMTVLHSCLQGLMVLRLSFCSCVEIPHFFCELRQMIQLACSVTFFNYLEIYLVAGVLARGSLPGVLFSYCKIVSSVHTISSA is encoded by the coding sequence ATGGGACCTGGAAATGAAAcacaaatttcagaatttcttctcctgggattaACAGAGGATCCAGAATTACAACATCTTCTCTTTgggctgttcctgtccatgtTCCTGGTCACTATCtttgggaacctgctcatcatcctggccatcacctcagactcccacctccacatgcccatgtacttcttcctctccaacttgTCCTTTTGTGACATTGGTTTATCCTCCACCGTtgtcccaaagatgctggtgAACATCCAAGCACAGAGCAGAGTCATGACCTACGCAGGCTGCCTCACCCAGATGAGCTTTTTCATGGTCTTTGTGGGACTGGAGGTCTTCCTCCTggctgtgatggcctatgaccgcttcgtggccatctgccacccccgtcactacatggtcatcatgaacccccagTTCTGTGTCCTTCTGGTTCTGGGGTGTTGGACCATGACCGTTCTGCACTCCTGTTTACAAGGGCTAATGGTGTTACGACTGTCCTTTTGTTCATGTGTGGAAATCCCCCATTTTTTCTGTGAACTTCGTCAGATGATCCAACTTGCCTGTTCTGTAACTTTTTTCAATTACTTAGAAATTTATTTAGTAGCTGGAGTGCTGGCCAGGGGTTCCCTACCTGGGGTCCTTTTCTCTTACTGTAAGATTGTTTCCTCTGTGCATACAATCTCGTCAGCTTAA
- the LOC101424534 gene encoding olfactory receptor 7A10-like: protein MGTGNETQISEFLLLGFSEDPEVQHLLFWLFLSIYLVTIFGNLLIILVIITDSHLHTPMYFFLSNLSLCDIGLSSTTVPKMLVNIQAQGRAITYTGCITQMYFFMIFAGLDDFLLAVMAYDRFVAICHPLHYTVIMNPQICVLMVFASWVMTFIQSCLQGLMVLRLSFCTHVEIPHFFCELRQMVQLACSDTFFNYLAMYLIAGVLAGGPLGWILFSYSKIVCSILAISSAQGKYKAFSTCASHLSVVSLFYCTSIGVYLSSAASHNTHSGTSASVMYTVITPMLNPFIYSLRNKDIKGALKKCFGGKSAKCHLFCGG, encoded by the coding sequence ATGGGAACTGGAAATGAAAcacaaatttcagaatttcttctcctgggattttCAGAGGATCCAGAAGTGCAGCACCTCCTCTTTTGGCTGTTCCTGTCCATTTACCTGGTCACCATCTTTGGGAACCTGCTCATAATCCTGGTCATCATCACTGATtctcacctccacacacccatgtatttcttcctctccaatctGTCCCTTTGTGACATCGGTTTATcctccaccactgtcccaaagatgctggtgAACATCCAGGCACAGGGCAGAGCCATAACCTACACAGGCTGcatcacccagatgtattttttcatgatcTTTGCGGGCTTGGATGACTTCCTCCTGgccgtgatggcctatgaccgctttgtggccatctgtcacccccttcactacacagtcatcatgaacccccagaTCTGTGTCCTGATGGTTTTTGCGTCCTGGGTCATGACTTTTATTCAATCCTGTTTACAGGGGTTAATGGTGTTACGGCTGTCTTTTTGCACACATGTAGAaatcccccactttttctgtgaacttcgcCAGATGGTCCAACTTGCCTGTTCTGACACTTTTTTCAACTACTTAGCAATGTATTTAATAGCTGGAGTGCTGGCTGGAGGTCCTCTTGGTtggatccttttctcttactctaagatTGTTTGTTCCATACTTGCCATCTCATCAGCTCAGGGgaagtataaagcattttccacCTGTGCATCTCACCTCTCAGTGGTTTCCCTATTTTATTGTACCAGCATAGGGGTGTACCTAAGTTCTGCTGCTTCACACAACACACATTCTGGGACAtcagcctcagtgatgtacactgtGATCACTCCCATGCTGAACCCTTTCATCTACAGTCTGAGGAATAAAGACATAAAGGGGGCTCTGAAAAAATGCTTTGGAGGAAAGTCTGCAAAGTGTCATTTGTTCTGTGGTGGCTGA